In the genome of Flammeovirga agarivorans, the window AGATGAACAATTACTACAGCATTATCTTACTTTTGATAACATTTCTCGTGGGCTGTACTTCCAAAAAGGAAGAAGAACAGAACAAAAAACCACAATTGGTAAAAGTGGTTCAACTCAACGAATCCAACCAATACAAAACAAAAATTGTAACAGGTGTTTCCGCACCAAATAAAGAAGTTAACTTATCTTTTAGAGTCAGTGGCCCTTTGTCAAAATTTACATTGGAAGAAGGTCAATACATTAGAAAGGGCGACTTTATCGGGCAAATAGACCAAAGAGATTTTCAGTTAGCAGTACAAAAAGCAGAGGCTTCGTTTCAGATGGCTAAGCTTGAAAAGAAAAGAGCAAAAAAGCTTTTTCTAAGCAATAATATATCAAAACAGCATTACGACCAAGCTATCCTAAATTTCGAAACGGCAAAGGTAAATCTTAATAATGCGGAAAATGCATTGAAGGATACGCGTTTGGTTAGCCCATTTTCGGGTTATGTGAAGACAACATCTGTAGAACAAGGCGAACATGTTAGAGCATCACAAAGGATAATTACTCTGCAAGATTTTTCTAAGGTAAGAGTATTGTGTAATGTGCCAGAAGAGATGGTGCTGAACAAAGAACAAATAGACCATATTCAAGTCGTTTTTGATGGTATGCCGAAGAAAACTTTCCAGGCGAAAATTATCGAAATTTCAAACGATACAGAAAATATTAATTACGCATATCCAATGATATTAGAGGTGGATAATCATGAAACATCACTTTTATCGGGTATGACTGCTGAGTTATATTTTAATCTAACTACTATCAATTTCAATACTGCTATACTACCGACTAACGCAGTGATGGCTTCCCCGAATGGACAACGTTTCGTTTGGGGGGTGCATCCTGATCATCAGACATTATCTCCAGTTCAAGTAAAAATCGAAAAGCTACTCAACGATAATAAGATGATGGTTCAAATAGAAGAACCTGCAGATTTTATTGTTTCCGCTGGAGCAACTTTCTTATCAGATGGACAGAAAGTAAGAACTATACAAGACAATTCTATCATTACAGCCAATTAATCAAATATGAACCTTACGAAATTCACCATAGAGAACAAACCATTTAGTTGGTTTGTATTAGCCTTGGTGGTGTTAGGAGGTATCATTTCTTACGAAAAAGTAGGAAAGTTAGAGGATGCACCTTTTACCATTAAACAGGCTGTAGTATTAACTCAATATCCGGGTGCTTCTGCTGAAGAAGTAGAACAACAGGTAACAGACAAGTTGGAAGAAGCGATTCAGGCAATGGATGGTTTAGACTACTTGGATTCTGATAGCAGACCGGGAGTATCAAGAATTCTGGTAGTACTCAAAAAAACTGTTCCAGGAGATGAAATTCCACAAATGTGGGATGTTTTAAGAAGAAAAGTAGGCGACATTCAACCTCAATTGCCCACAGGTGCACACCCATCAATTGTAAATGATGACTTTGCAGATGTACTGGGATTATTCTATGGTATTTATGGGGAAGGATATTCTTACAGAGAACTGAATGATATCGCTGATGATTTTAAGAAAGAATTATTAAAAGTGCCAAATGTTGCGAAAGTAACCCTTTTTGGAAAGGCACAAGAAAGCATCGATATTAAACTGTCCTACACAGCAATGAACCAATTGGGCATTTCATTAGAACAAGTGATGAATGCCTTAAATAAACAAAATAAATTGGTGAATGCAGGGTTCATCAATACAGAAAAACAACGCTTAAGAGTTAAAATCGGTGGGGACTTCTCCACAGTAAATGAAATAGGAAGTTTCTTGGTAAGTACTGAGAATGGAGAACAGATAAAGTTAAAAGATATTGCAACTGTAGAAGAAAGCTATGTTACTCCCTATACTTCTAAAATGAAGATTCAAGGTTTACCAGCAGTTGGGTTTGCCGTTTCTGCCTCAGCCGGTGCTAATGTGGTAGAAGTGGGTGCTGCGGTAGAACAAAGATTGGAAAAATTACAGCAGGATTTACCCGCAGGAGTTCTTTTAAAGAATATCTATAATCAAGGAGCTGAATCAAAGGAGGCAAATGATGGGTTTATATTTAATTTGATCGCTTCAGTCGGTACAGTGGTACTTATTTTACTGTTCTTTATTGGTTTAAAAAATGGCATATTGGTAGGTTCTGGGTTGGTATTCTCCATCCTCGGTACACTTATTTTTATGTTAGTGTTCGGAATCAATATGGAAAGAGTATCACTGGCCGCCTTGATTATCGCAATGGGTATGTTGGTAGATAATTCTATAGTTGTGATAGAATCAATCTTAATGAAAATCAAGCAAGGAGTACCTAAGCGTCAAGCCATTTTAGAAGCGGCACAATCTTCTGCTTGGCCATTATTAGGGGCGACTATAATTGCAATTCTGACTTTCCTACCAATACGTATTTCACCAGATGCAACTGGTGAATATCTATCATCTTTATTTTCAGTATTGGCCATATCGTTATCACTAAGTTGGATCTTCGCATTAACTCAATCGGCTTTAGTGTGTGATGATTTTATCAAAGATGATAATAATGCACAGGTAGAGGGGAGTTTATACCAAGGAAAATTCTATGATATTTTCCGATCGGTTCTAAGAACTTCAATCAAATATAAATACGCTTCATTAGCCATTATCATTGGGTTATTTGCATCTTCTTTATTTACCGCGAAATACATGAAAATTGTATTTATGCCCGAATTAGAGAAACGGTTATTTAAAATCAATGCATTTGCTCCCGAAGGATCGTATATTTTATATACTGAAGAACAAGGTGACAAAGTATACCATTGGTTAAAAGCTCAGGAGGAAGTTAATGACGTGACTATGACCATTGGTATGACTCCACCGAGATATTTCTTAGCATCTTCTGCTTATGGTCCTCAATCCAATGTTTTAAGTTTTATTGTTGAATGTGATGATTTTGATAATGTATCAAAAGTCTTTCAACGATTAGAAGAAGAGAAATACGACCTTTTCCCAGAGCTTTTTGTACGTCCTGAATTATATTCTGTGATGTCTCCATTAGATGGTAAAGTTGAAGCGAGGTTTATGGGTAAAGACATTCAGGTATTAGACTCTCTGCACCATGTAGCGATGGATATTATGAGGGAAAGTCCTTTATCAAGACATGTTCATAGTTCTTGGTTTAATATGTCTCCCAATTGGAATGCAATGTATTCTAACAATAAAGCAGCAAGGGCAGGGGTAACAAGAACTGATATTGCCAATTCATTTAGAATTATGGGTGATGGTATCCCGGTAGGTACTTACCGAGAAGAAAATGAGCTGATGCCGATCATGTTAAAAACGAATGAGGGGACAGTAGCTGATATCACTAAGGTGGAAAATATGGGTGTTTTATCTGGAAATAAAACCGTTCCACTTCAGCAGATTACAACAGGAATGCAGGTAGATTATGAATACCCTATTATTCAAACATACAATAGACAAAGAGCCATTTCAGCGTTATGTGATCCAAAAGATGGGATAACTACAGCTGAACTACAGAATGATATTGTATCTAAAATCGAAGCCATCGAATTGCCAGACGGCTATAGTTTAATGTGGGATGCAGAAAAGAAAAACCAATCTGAAGCAGTGTCTGCGATTGTTACTTTCTTCCCATTAGCATTTATGCTAATTATTGCCATCCTGATCGCTTTATTTGGAAACTACAAACAACCAATGATTGTCATCTTATTGTTACCCTTATCTCTTATTGGAGTAATCTTCGGATTAGTAGGGTTGGGTAAAGCATTTGACTTTATGTCTTTTATTGGTTGGATTGGTTTACTTGGAATGGTGATCAAAAACATTATCGTTTTACTCGATGAGGTAAACATTCAAAGAAAAGAGGGGCAATCGCATTTGGAATCTATTATTTATGCAACGATTTCAAGAACAAGACCGGTATTAATGGCAGCGATTACAACTATGTTTGGAATGTTCCCATTACTGCCAGATAGTGTCTTTGGAGCCATGTCTGTAACCATTATTTTCGGTCTAGGCTTTGCAACATTCTTAACCTTATTAGCCGTTCCAGTTTTCTACGCATTATTCTATCAAATCAAAATCAAATAAGCATGTTATCGAATAAGAATTATCTAATAATTCACTTGCTGATGATAGCGAGTGTTGGTTTTGCTCAGAACTTCCAAGATCCATTTCTAAATGAATACAGAAAAGAAGCATTGGATCATGAACAGCATATAAAAATGGCTGAAAACAATGTTGAAATCAGCTACCGACAATATAAAATGAGTGTGGCAGATTTAATGCCTAAGGTAAATGCTTCTGCCGATTATTGGTATGTTCAAAACCCAATGATGATGACATTGCCAGATATTGAACAATTAGGGGATCTTGCAGGAGCAGAACTTGGACAAGGCGCTAATCATCAATATGGTTTGTATACTTCCGTTACTCAACCTATTTATAGAGGTGGAGTATTAAAAGAAAGAAAGGATAAGGCAGCAATAAAACAAGAGATGTCATTGGATCAATTGAAAATTACTCAATTGGATGTGGTACAAATGACCGATCTCCAGTATTGGAAATCTGTAGCACAGAAAGAACTTGTTCATGCTATGTATAGCTACAGAGATGATCTTACTAGAATAGAGAAGTTGGTCGCTCACAAAGTTGAAGTAGGTACTGTAAACCGCAGTGATCTTTTAATGACCGAAGTACGAGTGAACAGAGCAAATCTTGCAGTGATACAATCTGAAAACGATTTAAAAGTCTTTACCATGTCACTGAATAGACTATTAGGTAGAGAATTTGAGTCGATGTTGGAGCTTAGTGATTCGATCGTTCATGAGCCACCAATAAGTAACGTAATTCTTGCTATCGATAGACCAGAATATCATTTAGAAGAAAAAAGGTTGTTATCGACAGAATCTGATATCAATATCACCAAAGGGTTATATCGACCACAACTTTCTGCAGTCGGAACAGGTTCTTTTTCTTCTCCAGGGTATAACTTTCAGCCAGGTGCAGTTCCCAATGTACAAGCAGGTTTAATGTTGAGTATTCCTATTTATCATGCAGGGAAAAAACAACAAATGGTGACAGCTTCTAAGTTGAAAAGAAGTAATCAGGAGTTGCAACTACAGAGAACCAGAGAAATTCATGATTTGGAAATAGCACAAAAAAGAGTAGCCTGGGAAAATAGTATTAAGGAAACAGAAATTGCTCAAACATCTGTTGCGAAGGCAAGAGAAAATGCAGCTACATTAGAAGAAAGGTTTGATGAAGGGTTAATTGATATTTTAGAAGTAATCGATGCACAGTTATACTTAGAACAAGCTGTCATTGAGTACATCCAAAGTAAATTGAAAACGAAAATACAATATACTTATTACTTACGCGCAATCGGACATTTAACAACGAACTAACTTCAAACTACTACCGTGTAATCTAACGGATTAAATTAAAAATGAATCCAGCCACTTTTTTGGAATAATTTCTAGAAAGGTGGCTTCTTTTATTTTGTGACGTCATCCTTTCACCGAAGCATGTTTTACAGATTAAAAAATTATAAAAAAATAAAATTTTATGTAAGATTAAATTTTTTTCGTCTTCAAAAAAACATGGTAGAAGAAATATCACAACCGATTGAAAAACATAAGATTTTAATACATTGAAAATTTATTCTTAGAATAGTACAAAAATGATATTTTTTGATGTGGTTTGAGTGATTTAAATTACCCTATTCATTGCCAAAATTAAATTATATTTGAGTGAAAATAACCTTTCAATTCAATTATAGTATATGAAAATGGATATAAGAAAAGTCCTACTTTTTACATTCTTATTGATATCTACTGTGTCTTTTGGTCAGTCGTTTACTGGTCAACAAATCAACCAAGGATATGCAATATTTAGTGATGATGTCACCTTTATTTTCGATGAGAAAATTTATGATAAGCATCCAACTCAGGTGACCGTTACAGGTTCATTTAGAGGATGGAGCAGTGACATGGACGATTCGCAGTGGCAACTTAAAAAAATTGGTGGTCAGTGGATTCTTACACTCAATAACAAAGATTTTGAGGTTATTTCTCCTCAGGCCGAATTTAAATTCAGAATTAATGATGGAGAATGGTTATCACCTGCATCCGTTTCACCCAATCAGAAAGGTGGTAACCTTGTATTTATGCAAGATGCCGTACTTCCCGGTTTAAAAGCAGAATTAAAAAGTGAAAACCTGATCTGGGCTGATGTTGTGGGCGACCGTCCATTAAATCCTTCTGATTATATTATTACTAGTGCTGCAGGAGATACAATAAAAGTAGCAGGAGTTTTACCCAACGGTTCTACAACAACTTTAATTACGCCAGAGACTCCCCTTAATAAAAAGAGAGTTTATTACCTGCACATCCCATCGCAAGAATTATCGGCACTATGTTCATTTGATGGTTGGTTCAGAGAGACTTTCTCAACGAAAGAGTTAGGTGCAAATATTGATAATGGAAAAACAACGGTTCGTCTTTTTGCTCCAAGAGCAACTATGGTGAAGTTATACTTATATAAAGGAAAAGACGATAAAAAGGCCTACGAAACCATTGAAATGAAAGAGGATATCAACGGTGTTTGGGAAGCCTTTTTTGATAAGGATTTACATGGTGTGTGGTACGATTTTACTATCCATGGACACAAAGATCCAGGTAACCTATTCTATGAGACTACAAATGTTCACGTATCAGACCCATATGCTAGAGTAAGTGATGATACTTGGGGAAAATGTAGAATTTGGCACCGTACAGTACCTGCAACTCCATTAGCTCAGGGTATTCCAGCAATGGAAGATGTAATTGCTTATGAAGTACATGTTCAGGACTTTACCGATAATTTACCGGTTGACGAAAGCATTAAAGGTAGATTACCAGCGATGCATAAAGCAGGTTTGAAAAATAAGAAAGGTGAAAAAATTGGTTTTGATTACTTAGTTGATTTAGGAATTAACACCGTTCACTTAATGCCAATCCAAGAATATATTCATTACCCAACAGACGATTGGAAAGCTTCTTTTAAAGATGATGAGTACATGATTTCTCAAGGAGTAAGCGAAGAAAACTACCAGTGGGGGTATAGAACATCTCATGCCATGGCCGTAGAAACTCGTTACCGTTCTTTAGGTAAAGAAGCAGGTGAGGAGCGTAATGAATTCAGAGATTTGGTTCAAGCTTTCCATGACAAAGATATTGCTGTAATTATTGATATTGTACCGAACCATACTGCAGAAAATATGGATGGGAATTCATGGATTTTCAACTTCAATGGTATCGATAAACAGTATTATTACAGAACAAAAGACTTGGAACATATCGGGGATTATGGTAACGAGGTGAAAACAGAAAATCGTCCGATGACACAACGTTGGTTGATTGATCAATGCCAATATTATATCAAAGAATTTGGTATTGATGGTTTTAGAATTGACTTAGCGGGTCAAGTAGATCAGCAAACATTAATCGCATTAAAGAATGCTATTGGTGAAGACAAAATCGTATATGGTGAGCCTTGGATTGGTTCTAATGACCCTGAGTTTGAAGCAAACCCAGATTGGGATTGGTACAAAGAAGATTCACCAATAACATTCTTCCAAGATGACTCTAGAGGAGCATACAAAGGACCAGTCTTTAAACTAACGGATCGAGCTACAGATAGAGGATGGGCTGGAGGTAAGTTTGATGAAAGAGCTGCTGTAATGAGAGGTCTTGAAAATTCAAACAAAGAAGATAAAACTCCTAACTCAGGTATCACCTACTTGGATATTCATGATAACTTTGCATTATCTGACCAATTTGGTGGCGAAAAATTTGACGGTCGTACAAGTGTAGATCAAGATAATTATAAGATAGCCGTTACTTTATTATATACATCATTAGGACCAATCGTTACTAACGGTGGTTCAGAAATTATGCGTTCTAAAGCGGATGCTCCTTTAAAAGAAGTAGTAAAAACTACAAATAAAGGATATAAGGTGTATATGCATGGATATAGAGATACTTATAACCACAGAACTGCCAACCAATATAAGTGGGAGACCGTAGGGCAGATGCCTAAAGAGGGCAATACAAATGATTATAAAAACATGTATAAATTCTGGAAAGGCATGAACGAATTCCGCCTGTCAGAATATGGTAAAGTTTTTAGAACAGGAGGTGAAGTTGCAGAAGGATATTACCAGTTTATCACACCGAAAGAAGATAATTTATTAGGGTATATTGTCGATAATAAAGTATTTGTACTTCTGAATTCTGGAGAAAAAGAAGGATCATTTAATGATATTACTTTACCAGAAGGAAATTGGAAATTAATTGCCAATACAAATGAAGTGAACATCAAAAAAGGTGTCAAAGACAAAAAGTCTATGATGAAGTTAAAAGGAGGTCAAACTACCTCATTTACCCTTCCATCAACATCTTTAATGATTTGGGTTAAGCAATAAATTAAAATAATAAAACGGGTGTATGGTTTTATGTCATACACCCGTTTTTTCTTTATTTTTGACGCATCGGCAGGGTAATGCCGTAGTATTATTTTCGTTTACAGCTACTTTGGATACTCCGCTAACATTTTTCATAATCCACCTTTCCCAAACATTGCCCTCTAAATCTATAGCAAAATAACCAGTACAATGCTGTCGACCCAAATGTCCATTATTTTGTAAGTAAAAACCAGTAGGGATGGCATTAAAAGAAAACTTATTTCTCTCTTTCTTAACTGGCCAATATTGAGCGGCCTTTAATGCTATAGAATGATGACCTCTCCAACCAGTTTCTTCCACAATATTTTGTTCTAATCCCAAAAAGATTTCCAAAGAATCCCAATCTTCATCCGTAGGAACATGCCATCCTTTCGGGCAGACTTTTTCTATATGATGGTTAAAATACAATACTTCCTTATCCTTCTGATTTTCTATTTCAACTTCAATCGACCCTTTTAACGGGTACCGTATGTTTTCGGCGAGCCAAATCGAATTTTTTATTTGTACAGTTGGGTATTTTTCTTGGTTACGTTCATCAATAAAGTATTGTGGTTTTTTATAGAACTTATTGTCATGGTAATTGGGTGCACTTAACGTAAATGCTTCTTCTACACTCGTTTCATCAAAATCAAAAGGTTGTTGGTCAATTTTGGAGGTACACCCCAAACAACAAACAAATAAAAGGTAGCAAAAGAAATTGTTTTGAGTTAGCATATTTAATTTAAGAAGTAATAGAAAGTATTTATTATTAGCAGTTGAAACTGTATAGTTAATGATATAAAGGTAGAGTTGATTGAAATTGAAACTTAATTTTTTCTATGATAAAGTTTCATTTTATCAAAAAGTTGAAAATACTTCTTAATAAAAGTCAAAAAATTTATACCTTGTGTGACTGACATGGCGAAGCTGTGTCAAAAGCAAACTGATTATTTTATCAAAATTACAAACGCAAACTTTTTTGTATACTTCAAAAAATAGTAATAAACTAATCTATCATGCTGATTACCAATTCTCATCAAGCTATTCAACAAACTATTACTCTCAACAGATTACTTAATTTAAAGTGCAACTATAGAATTTTGTTATTCTAGTTGAAGGACTAGCTTTAAATATGAAAAAGGCGTTATAGAAGCAAATAAGAAGTATACACTAACAGAATATTGAAATCTAATACCAATGTTCTTTTTCAGGTGTGATTGTATACGTAACAATTACCCTGATATCTACACTTTGGAACAAAAACTACAAGTCCGTTCCTAATTTCAAAAAGTAAACGTTTTACTCAGATAGATTCCATATACTATTTAAGTCATGTAGGACTTATT includes:
- a CDS encoding TolC family protein; protein product: MIASVGFAQNFQDPFLNEYRKEALDHEQHIKMAENNVEISYRQYKMSVADLMPKVNASADYWYVQNPMMMTLPDIEQLGDLAGAELGQGANHQYGLYTSVTQPIYRGGVLKERKDKAAIKQEMSLDQLKITQLDVVQMTDLQYWKSVAQKELVHAMYSYRDDLTRIEKLVAHKVEVGTVNRSDLLMTEVRVNRANLAVIQSENDLKVFTMSLNRLLGREFESMLELSDSIVHEPPISNVILAIDRPEYHLEEKRLLSTESDINITKGLYRPQLSAVGTGSFSSPGYNFQPGAVPNVQAGLMLSIPIYHAGKKQQMVTASKLKRSNQELQLQRTREIHDLEIAQKRVAWENSIKETEIAQTSVAKARENAATLEERFDEGLIDILEVIDAQLYLEQAVIEYIQSKLKTKIQYTYYLRAIGHLTTN
- a CDS encoding alpha-amylase family glycosyl hydrolase produces the protein MDIRKVLLFTFLLISTVSFGQSFTGQQINQGYAIFSDDVTFIFDEKIYDKHPTQVTVTGSFRGWSSDMDDSQWQLKKIGGQWILTLNNKDFEVISPQAEFKFRINDGEWLSPASVSPNQKGGNLVFMQDAVLPGLKAELKSENLIWADVVGDRPLNPSDYIITSAAGDTIKVAGVLPNGSTTTLITPETPLNKKRVYYLHIPSQELSALCSFDGWFRETFSTKELGANIDNGKTTVRLFAPRATMVKLYLYKGKDDKKAYETIEMKEDINGVWEAFFDKDLHGVWYDFTIHGHKDPGNLFYETTNVHVSDPYARVSDDTWGKCRIWHRTVPATPLAQGIPAMEDVIAYEVHVQDFTDNLPVDESIKGRLPAMHKAGLKNKKGEKIGFDYLVDLGINTVHLMPIQEYIHYPTDDWKASFKDDEYMISQGVSEENYQWGYRTSHAMAVETRYRSLGKEAGEERNEFRDLVQAFHDKDIAVIIDIVPNHTAENMDGNSWIFNFNGIDKQYYYRTKDLEHIGDYGNEVKTENRPMTQRWLIDQCQYYIKEFGIDGFRIDLAGQVDQQTLIALKNAIGEDKIVYGEPWIGSNDPEFEANPDWDWYKEDSPITFFQDDSRGAYKGPVFKLTDRATDRGWAGGKFDERAAVMRGLENSNKEDKTPNSGITYLDIHDNFALSDQFGGEKFDGRTSVDQDNYKIAVTLLYTSLGPIVTNGGSEIMRSKADAPLKEVVKTTNKGYKVYMHGYRDTYNHRTANQYKWETVGQMPKEGNTNDYKNMYKFWKGMNEFRLSEYGKVFRTGGEVAEGYYQFITPKEDNLLGYIVDNKVFVLLNSGEKEGSFNDITLPEGNWKLIANTNEVNIKKGVKDKKSMMKLKGGQTTSFTLPSTSLMIWVKQ
- a CDS encoding efflux RND transporter permease subunit → MNLTKFTIENKPFSWFVLALVVLGGIISYEKVGKLEDAPFTIKQAVVLTQYPGASAEEVEQQVTDKLEEAIQAMDGLDYLDSDSRPGVSRILVVLKKTVPGDEIPQMWDVLRRKVGDIQPQLPTGAHPSIVNDDFADVLGLFYGIYGEGYSYRELNDIADDFKKELLKVPNVAKVTLFGKAQESIDIKLSYTAMNQLGISLEQVMNALNKQNKLVNAGFINTEKQRLRVKIGGDFSTVNEIGSFLVSTENGEQIKLKDIATVEESYVTPYTSKMKIQGLPAVGFAVSASAGANVVEVGAAVEQRLEKLQQDLPAGVLLKNIYNQGAESKEANDGFIFNLIASVGTVVLILLFFIGLKNGILVGSGLVFSILGTLIFMLVFGINMERVSLAALIIAMGMLVDNSIVVIESILMKIKQGVPKRQAILEAAQSSAWPLLGATIIAILTFLPIRISPDATGEYLSSLFSVLAISLSLSWIFALTQSALVCDDFIKDDNNAQVEGSLYQGKFYDIFRSVLRTSIKYKYASLAIIIGLFASSLFTAKYMKIVFMPELEKRLFKINAFAPEGSYILYTEEQGDKVYHWLKAQEEVNDVTMTIGMTPPRYFLASSAYGPQSNVLSFIVECDDFDNVSKVFQRLEEEKYDLFPELFVRPELYSVMSPLDGKVEARFMGKDIQVLDSLHHVAMDIMRESPLSRHVHSSWFNMSPNWNAMYSNNKAARAGVTRTDIANSFRIMGDGIPVGTYREENELMPIMLKTNEGTVADITKVENMGVLSGNKTVPLQQITTGMQVDYEYPIIQTYNRQRAISALCDPKDGITTAELQNDIVSKIEAIELPDGYSLMWDAEKKNQSEAVSAIVTFFPLAFMLIIAILIALFGNYKQPMIVILLLPLSLIGVIFGLVGLGKAFDFMSFIGWIGLLGMVIKNIIVLLDEVNIQRKEGQSHLESIIYATISRTRPVLMAAITTMFGMFPLLPDSVFGAMSVTIIFGLGFATFLTLLAVPVFYALFYQIKIK
- a CDS encoding efflux RND transporter periplasmic adaptor subunit, which translates into the protein MITFLVGCTSKKEEEQNKKPQLVKVVQLNESNQYKTKIVTGVSAPNKEVNLSFRVSGPLSKFTLEEGQYIRKGDFIGQIDQRDFQLAVQKAEASFQMAKLEKKRAKKLFLSNNISKQHYDQAILNFETAKVNLNNAENALKDTRLVSPFSGYVKTTSVEQGEHVRASQRIITLQDFSKVRVLCNVPEEMVLNKEQIDHIQVVFDGMPKKTFQAKIIEISNDTENINYAYPMILEVDNHETSLLSGMTAELYFNLTTINFNTAILPTNAVMASPNGQRFVWGVHPDHQTLSPVQVKIEKLLNDNKMMVQIEEPADFIVSAGATFLSDGQKVRTIQDNSIITAN
- a CDS encoding FISUMP domain-containing protein: MLTQNNFFCYLLFVCCLGCTSKIDQQPFDFDETSVEEAFTLSAPNYHDNKFYKKPQYFIDERNQEKYPTVQIKNSIWLAENIRYPLKGSIEVEIENQKDKEVLYFNHHIEKVCPKGWHVPTDEDWDSLEIFLGLEQNIVEETGWRGHHSIALKAAQYWPVKKERNKFSFNAIPTGFYLQNNGHLGRQHCTGYFAIDLEGNVWERWIMKNVSGVSKVAVNENNTTALPCRCVKNKEKTGV